A genomic stretch from Synergistaceae bacterium includes:
- the rplK gene encoding 50S ribosomal protein L11, which translates to MAKKVIGELKLQLPAGKATPAPPVGPALGQRGINIMEFVKAFNAKTADQAGMIIPVVITVYADRSFSFILKTPPASILIKKAAGKEKGSAVPNKDKVGKITKKQVEEIAALKMPDLNANDIQAAMQMIEGTARSMGIEVVR; encoded by the coding sequence ATGGCAAAGAAAGTAATAGGGGAGCTTAAACTTCAGCTGCCCGCAGGCAAAGCGACACCGGCGCCGCCGGTGGGTCCTGCGCTCGGACAGCGCGGGATCAACATCATGGAATTCGTCAAGGCGTTCAACGCCAAAACGGCGGATCAGGCCGGAATGATCATCCCGGTCGTAATTACAGTATATGCGGATCGCAGTTTCTCGTTTATCCTCAAGACACCGCCCGCAAGCATCCTCATCAAGAAGGCTGCAGGCAAAGAGAAAGGTTCTGCCGTGCCCAACAAGGACAAGGTGGGAAAGATAACGAAGAAACAGGTCGAGGAGATCGCGGCACTCAAGATGCCTGACCTCAACGCGAACGATATTCAGGCCGCAATGCAGATGATCGAAGGAACTGCCCGTTCGATGGGCATAGAGGTTGTCCGTTAG